The nucleotide window gattctcctcttctttctgatgttaaaattataaaaggtttaaatgaaaactttttattttaaaagggaCGGTCCCTACCAGCCCCCTAATTCCACCACTAACTAAGACCTCTATATAGCTTGaggcgaaaaaaaaaaaaaggcgctAATCCGAGTAAACCGAGGCACaaccatataaatataaatatatatgtaaaatgtatataaaaacatataattaataagtattaattaattagtaaaagaaataattttaatatagttgaatttataaattcaaaacaTTGTTGTATAGTTTAAGTTTAATAATTATTAGGATAGTAATTACACTCTCTTGTAATTTTAAAGAATTGTACTTCTTTAGGCGTGTTTAGCTGACAAAGTGTAATTACAACGTAATTTTTATATCATGTTTGGTAGTACAAGTTATAATTATAtagttatataattaatatttacaatATGGTGCAAGAAAACCCTTTTTTATTTGCATAGTTAGCatcaattttataatatttgagtTCAAATCTCTAAAGAGTGTATAACttgaattataaaaatttatataaacttaattttgaaaaaatttatGTTAGGTTAAATTCCTTTTATAATATGCAAATTTagtcaaaaataatataaattttataatatataatatttataaaaaaattataaattgtcCAAAACTTTCAtaacatttttttataaataatataatttttccgtaactttagaaaattatttttttatgaataagtacattattttcatatatataccaTGAACACATAAATAAGTTATGTTCATATTTAgccataatttatttataaataaatatattatagcacttttataacatataaaataaacttTCTAGCCATAACTTCAGAAATTTTTATGGTTTAAATGATATATTTttgttataactttataaaatacacattatttttataatatatacatTATAGActttataatataagaatttttTTCCATAACCATCTCAACACTCTTACATGCTcatgtttataatataatttttatgacttgtaaaaatattttttaaaatttaaatttgagtGTAATTAGCTGTGTAATAACTCTAATTCTCATTCTCTCCTTAATTAAATTGCACTATTAAAATGGTTATCCAaacatgtcttttttttttttttatgtaatcACGTGCAATTACATCTTATATCTTAAAATAGAACACCATAAGAACGAAATTAAATATATCGTCAGAAACTAGCTCTAAATTTCCTAAAAATGAATAAACGGAAGAATGGAACAGCTCTTTAGTGAGGCGTGCTTTTTTTGCGCCTGGCTTTGCAACAAAGGCGCCCAAAAAGCGCAATAGGCGCTCGCCTGATTGAAGTCACGTCACCTTGAGGTGGCTGAGGCGGTAATGGCCATTTCCGCTGCGCCTTAGCACCTAGGCGCTCGCTTTAACATCAGTGCTTCTTTCTTCCCTTAATGGCGGTAACCTTTTGGTTTCTTATTTGGAAACACTTCCATAATGGCAGGGTACCGCATCTGTGGTGCTGGCTGGGCTTCTTGCAGCCCTGAAATTACTCGGTGGAACTCTCGCTGACCATAGGTTTTTGTTCCTTGGTGCCGGAGAGGTAAGGCTCGATTAACACATTTCCAATAAGGAAACTGAACTTTTCTAGACAATACTTGTTACTATAAAGAGATAAAACCTATTATACATGCTGATAGTCTTAAAAGTGTTTCTTTTCGGGTGTTGATAGGCTGGAACCGGTATAGCTGAGCTCATTGCTCTTGAGATGTCAAAGCAGGTAAGAGTTTGCTTTATTTTTCTTATGACAAGGATTCGTTTTCTCGGGTTTATGCCTAAACACGTACTGTTTCTTGACAGACTGGAAATCCAATCGAAGAGAACCGCAAGAAGATTTGGCTTGTAGACTCAAAGGTACTGCGAATCTCGTCTAAAAAACGCTTAGATCTTCTTTCAAAATTGGCTTATTTGTGTCTACCATTTCTCACTGTGATGAATCTGAACCGTATGGCAGGGGTTGATTGTCGACTCTCGTAAGCATTCACTTCAACACTTCAAGAAACCTTGGGCTCATGAGCATGAACCTGTCAGCAAACTCGTAGATGCTGTCAAGGTGAGCAACTTTATCTTAAATTAGTCACGATTCAAGAAAGAACAGTttcatatgcatacatatatatatgcatgcatacatgtatatatatatatttccctcTCACGTTGCTCTTGATTAATCAGGCAATCAAACCAACGGTCTTGATCGGGACATCTGGGGTCGGAAAACAATTTACAAGGGAGGTTGTTGAGGCTATGGCATCCATCAATGAGGTTCTTTATCTCATTCTTCCTTTCTTTCTAACTATATATCTATGTACAACATGTATGTGTGCATGCATGTCACCATTATCTCAACCGAAGAGTTTTGTACTAACCCCAACGGTTGACTTGCAGAAACCTCTTATTATGGCTCTATCTAACCCTACCTCGCAAGCTGAATGTACAGGAGAAGAAGCATATACATGGAGTGAGGTATATGACAACAGTTTTCTTCTACATCCTTCAAGCTCGGATACTTTATATCATGATATAGTTCGGAAGTTTTTACCGATTGCAGGTAAAATTAGTCTTAAAAGAAACTTGTTCTtaccattttctttttcaatcATCAGGGTCGTGCAATCTTTGCCAGTGGAAGCCCATTTGACCCCTTTGAATACGATGGCAAAGTCTTTGTTCCCGGCCAGGTACTATCATCGGTCCCTCAAGCATTTTTGAAGTTCGAAATGTAGTTCCTAAAACTAACCGTAACATCTTCGTGTTCAATGTAAATTTAGGCAAACAATGCTTACATTTTCCCTGGTTTCGGTTTGGGAGTGATAATGTCTGGTGCAATTCGTGTACATGAAGATATGCTTTTGGCAGCCTGTAAGTGCAGCAAGCCACCTTATATAGTTTTACCATTGGTTATCTTTCTGGTCAAACAAATGGACTTAAACCAGTTTTCTTATTCGTGGCAGCGGAAGCTTTGGCAGCACAAGTGACAGGGGAACACTTCAAAAAGGGACTAATTTACCCACCATTCTCCGATATCAGAAAGATTTCAGCCAACATTGCTGCTAAGGTTGCTGCCAAGGCATATGAACTCGGTAAGTCCCTAACCATATCCATTTCTGTTAACATGTTCGGGCATGGTACCAAGATTTGATCCTCCAAAATATATATCTCTGTCAGACATATGCTCGTTTCTGATACTTATGTTGTTGGAACGTGTAACAGGGCTGGCATCTCACCTTCCTCAGCCCGAAGATCTGGTTAAATATGCGGAGAACTGCATGTACAGCCCTGTCTATAGAACCTACCGTTGATAgtcaaatattttttattgttggtCTAATAAACTCCTCTCCAGTTTCCCACACCTTAGCCTCTTCTCAATCagattttttgtttattttctttgttGTTTATCTGTCtggttttttcattttttttccttgtAATTTGGGGTTCATTGCATAGTTATGGGTAGGatctattgattttattttattttccctttCCATGGAAACTGTTGTGAGATACTGTTATCAATATATGAAATGAAGCACGGCATTATTCAGTCTTCCGGTGACCGCCAAACCATTCATTTTTCTTAAGATGGTATTTGTTTACTTATAattatgtattttattattaatataattttaaaattaatgtaaTTCCTTTTGtaaaaaatagttttaataaGAATATAATACAAATACTCACTTATGAAATATCATTGTGTGAGTGAAAGTacgtaaaaaatatatatttattaaaagttcACGTGACAGGAAACTTTGGTCTAAGCTCAAGTCTCATTGCGTAAATTATTAttgatttaataaataatatttttagaaaaacattcTCACGATAATATAACGTCCTTAGTTAAAAACATTGTTTTTCTTTATCTGGGTTCTGTGTTCAACTCAATAAGGAGTTTAAAGAGTAGTATAGataaccatttttattttaaaaaagcaCTAGTAACAGTaagagtaattttattttatattttaaaaggtCATTTACTTTTATACCATTTCTAATATAGTACCTgtctttttttataaatttgacttatttttcctttTATCACACTTGAGTTGTGATTTTAATATAGCATAGAAGATATATTGGCAAGAGTTTACACAGAACGCCACAAATTGTAGCATGAAACCTGATGTCTGATGTTTTATTTAGCAAGGCAAGGCTACATTCCATACAAAATACTGCTCCCAGGTTATATACTATATACAAAAGTAACACAATATAAGCTCTTACGGTCTATAAAGTTGCAAAGTAGTTAGAGAAAAGTTTAAGATATACTCAAGAACATACGGATTCTATCGCGTTTCATCCTTAACTTGACAACTCCTTATACCCCAAAACGATTTAGGCTTCAACTTTTCATTTGTTGCAGTGAAAAGCCACCCCATTTGGACGTCACATGATGCGCAGTTTATGATTGTCCATGCATACCTGTGTATCACAGCACTTTAGTTAATATTGGTTTAAATAGATTTGTCGATTGGGGAGAGAGTTGGTTTTGGGTCTagtcaattcaaaatttaaaattttcaggtCAATTTGGTTTGAGCCAATTTTGGGATCAAGTCATTCGAGTTTGATGCTCTATTCAGGTCAAGTTATTGTGGTTTTGGCTCACTTTCAAGTTTGGGATTTTTGGATTTGGATCATTCGGGTTTGAGGCTCGGGCCATTATGAGTTTAGGCTATGATCATTTCGAGTTTAGGTTATTTCAAGTTCTCAGGTTGTTGACCTTTTATGGCCTCCCTCCTACAAAGTTCCAACAGATATTACATGCACCAATACAAGTTTGTTGTGATGGAGTAAATACTCACTTGCTAAATGTACACTAGAAAATATAAACTAGAAATGATACAATGAAAATCATGAATGCCAGATCTGAATCAATCACTCTGCTCTTGGCAACTATACCAATATGGCAAATTTCTAGCCCTATCGTCTTTGGTTACTAACTGAAGCTATTGTAAGGGATTGTTTTTCCAGCTAGAATCTAAATAAAAGTTGATTATCCCATAAGGATACATCACCGCTCTTGTTAATAGAACATTGAAAATCTCAACCTTCATATTAAACCCCAAGGCAAATATGATAATCCAATATGTCATGAAAAGGTGTCAACTATCCATGGTATTTAGCTTAAACGTGATTGGCTTCATGCTAGTCCTTGAGAAAGAGAGTTGAAGAACATACCCAGGAAACCAGCTGTACTCTTTATGTGGTCGGCCTCTGGTAGCTAAGCCCTTCGCTTTTCGGAAAGTCATTACCTCGTGAACATAGCCGTATGAGTTAACATAAGCACCCATAGGACCATCAGTAGACATCACCAACATATCACTGCGCCTGGCAATTACAGTCTGAAGGGGAAAAAAACTGGTAAAGACATAGAACATAGGAATGCATGCCATGCTTTAAGGACAGGAGGGAGCATGCAACCATTTGATGAGGGTATTCACACACAATAGAAAGTAGTACCTTACAGATCTTGCATCGAACACGATCAAGCCTTTCAAGTAACTCAATTTCCTGGCGCAGTCTATATGAAACACCATCAATTTCCAGAAGCTCCTGCCTTGTAGGGTCAGAGACGGGGATTTTACTTGCaatataaaaagataaaagaTCAGGCTTCTTCACAAAACCATCCATGCTTGGGGTCCCGACTATTTGTTTCCACATATCTGCAAAATTAGCATATCAAACATTTAAGTTTTAACATCATTCAGACATAACAGCAAGACAAAAGGAAACAACAAACTAAGCAACCTATTACCAAATATGAAGAGAATTTTTGCTAAATAATGCCATAGTATGTTTGTGTATataagttatttttattattttttccaaTGCAAGCACACAAAGTACAATAGAGAGGCAATACTCccaacaaatgaccaaaatgagtTGCcttaaattaaattctaaaatctGCCATGTGTCAAAAATCACATGTAATTACTTCAGCAAAAATTCTCTGTAAGAGAGTTGAAACTTATACTAAATACCAGAcaagaaaaaaatttatattcTCATGAATTACTAACATAGCAAAATCTTTAAAGTATACAAAGTGAATGAGGATGTGGCAAAAGAGCATAGGAAAACAACCAAAATCAAATAAGAGATACCTGCTGCCTTTTGAGCAAGACAAAATGAGTCATACATACGATACACCCAAATGGGCGCGAATGCTCTTGACAATGTACTTGAAAGATGAGACCTTGGTTCTGCCACTTTTCGAGCCATGGACTTGGTCCCAATTCCCAAGTCAGTATTTCTAACCTGTTTCTCATGGCCAGAAGGTGAAGAACCTAAGAAGGTAGAGTCAGTGCCACATGGACTTCCTGATTGGCTGTCTGACTCAGATAATTTATTGTCGTCAGCACTACTTGTCGACTCATCCATCCTATCAGAATCATAGCAGGCACCGATTGCAGATTGATGAATTCTCCGCTCTGTTTGAGTAAGTTCATTCTCAAAGCTTTCCTCTGAATTTGCTTCTgaatcattttcatcatttctCCCTCCATGTGATAAAGCATTTAAAGATAAGATCTGTTGGCCTCGCCGATTATTTAACGGTACCAATTTTGCATATGCATCTCGAGGGGTTCTAAATGGTATATCTTCCTCAATAATCTGTATCTCTCCAAAAGGCTTAAAAGAATGAAAATTTACAGCAAATCAGCATTCTACTGCACAAGCACTGACAATAAAGATATTTGagaatattttcaaaaaaattgctTTCTTACTGCTCCTTCTGCATCAATCCAACAGCGTCTCAAACAAAACCGCTGTTGGCCACGAGTAACCACATTAATAGAACCATCCTCCACTGGACGATATTGCCGAATCTGCAAATGAAGattaaaaaacttaaaatattaCAAAACAACTGCAGTCAAGCTTAAAATCATTATGAAATGAGAGTGGAAATTACAAGGTACTCATAAGAGTAGGTACAACACATACACACACATAATCTGACCACAATTTTCTCAGGTCCAGAATTGGCAATAACTTTTTCCCACACCTACTTATTTCCACCTATACCTAAACAAGTTCACTGTTCAAATCATGAATAACCTTTTTGGCTTTTTCTTTGTGTATGTCTCTGGTGTGTGGGAAAACGGGGTGGTTTCCTCAAACATTTAACAACTCTTTACACAATGCTATAAGTCGTTAGCCATAAAATGTCATAAAATTGTAAAATACAAGTTAAAGGCCTATCAACTAGAAAATATAAACAAACAACAGCTTTCAGCATGCATACCTCTGCGGTTGTCCCTACTTTTGCTAGCCTTAATGGTCCATCATTAGAGTCTCTGTAAACACGGACCTGGACAAGGTTCAAATCTTGTTTCATTGTACAagaataaaagataaaaagaaagaaatcacATATGCAGAAAATTAATATGGAGAACATATGAGTTCACCTACCACACCCATGGTGTAAGGAGCATCAGCCTGGGTCATTGCTCTGTTAACAGCAGCTACAAAGTTCGGTTCAATAACTCTAAGTGGAAGTGTGGCCTCTGGGAACAGGACTACCCCTGGTAAATATTATAAAGAAAGGGTTTAAATTCTTTAATATGTTAATACAAATATGAAGATGAAAACATCCAGAGACTAATATGAAACCACATGATTCAAAAACTGACCATCAAAGACTGGTAAATAAATCAGACTTGTGTACAACGTTTCTGAAGCCACTCTAACAAGTGGCATACAAGTCAAAAGCTCAATAAATAAGTTAAACATCTAATGCTCCCAAAGTTCTTTGATTTTACTAACAAACAATAACACACAAACTATGATGAATCAATACCCTCCAGAACCAAAATTTATGAACATGTACAATCACAAACTCTGAAACAAAAAATGCATTGCATATGAGTATAAATACCTTCAAGATAGAACAAAGGAAGGTTCAAAACAGCACCGCCGTCCCAAAAAGCAGATCTGTGTCGCGTATCATCAACCTCTGCCATACGAGTTTGATAAAGTAAATCTCAAACTGTACAGATAAGATAAGACTAACCA belongs to Gossypium arboreum isolate Shixiya-1 chromosome 7, ASM2569848v2, whole genome shotgun sequence and includes:
- the LOC108458047 gene encoding uncharacterized protein LOC108458047; amino-acid sequence: MEDEVERRQIQQILELDNEELQIEEVESLLESSDDDRDASGVVSPDDFTFNTQLTSLHSYLGEVDDTRHRSAFWDGGAVLNLPLFYLEGVVLFPEATLPLRVIEPNFVAAVNRAMTQADAPYTMGVVRVYRDSNDGPLRLAKVGTTAEIRQYRPVEDGSINVVTRGQQRFCLRRCWIDAEGAPFGEIQIIEEDIPFRTPRDAYAKLVPLNNRRGQQILSLNALSHGGRNDENDSEANSEESFENELTQTERRIHQSAIGACYDSDRMDESTSSADDNKLSESDSQSGSPCGTDSTFLGSSPSGHEKQVRNTDLGIGTKSMARKVAEPRSHLSSTLSRAFAPIWVYRMYDSFCLAQKAADMWKQIVGTPSMDGFVKKPDLLSFYIASKIPVSDPTRQELLEIDGVSYRLRQEIELLERLDRVRCKICKTVIARRSDMLVMSTDGPMGAYVNSYGYVHEVMTFRKAKGLATRGRPHKEYSWFPGYAWTIINCASCDVQMGWLFTATNEKLKPKSFWGIRSCQVKDETR